A stretch of DNA from Methanolinea mesophila:
CACTATTCGTGTGACAGCTGCCTGAAGGGTTCACCTCTTCCCCCGTGCAGTGTGCCGAACAAAGATATACGAAAGGACCAGGTCGGGTTTCATGAAAGGCTTTGTAAAAATCATGCGTTTCATTGATCTCCTCAAGCCTCCCGTCACTTCGCGGTGCGGGGACCGAAAAGACCGTCCGGGTATACTGGCGGGGAGCTTCGGCAGTGAGGCCGGCGCCTTTCCTCACAACCCGGAAACCCGTTCCCTTCCAAGGTTCCGGATGTGGTTTTTTTAGTTCGGCGGAGAAGCGGAGGGAGTCAGCCGTGGAAAAATAGAAATTATTTCTGTTTCACATCGGGAGGCGGCGGCGTGGACCCGCCTTCGTCCTCCATGTCCGATGCCATCTCGTCCTCGCTGATCTTCCGCTTCTTCCCGATGTCCTTGAGCTCCTCGACCGAGACCTCGGTCTTGATCTCCCGGTCCATCTCGCGTAAGATCTCCTTGACCTCCTCGGTGGTGGGAATGTTCCCGAGCACCTCCTCGGGGGGTATCGTGGTAACCGCAGGTTCTTCGGGCATCTCCTCGGTGGCACCGATGAACCGGGCGGCCTGCTTCATCAGGCTGGAGATCTCGAAGGGGAAGATGATCTTGGTCGCCTGGCCGGAGGCCATGGTCTTGAGCGCATCGAGCGAGAGGACGGTAATGGCACGCTTGTCGAGCGGCTGGGACCCGACGGAGATGATCCGGAGCCCCTGGGCCTCCCCCTGGGCCTTAAGGATGAGGGAGATCCGCTCCCCTTCCGCCCGGAGCACCCTGCTCTGCCGGTCGCCCTCCGCTTCGAGGATCATGGACCTCTTGGTCCCCTCCGCCCGGAGGATCGCAGACCGCTTCTCTCCGTCTGCCCGGAGGATTGCCGCTCTCCTCGCCCGCTCGGCGGCGGTCTGCTCGGTCATCGCCTGCTTGACCGCACCGACCGGGTCGACCGTCTTGATCTCCACCCGTTCCACCTTTACCCCCCACTGGTCGGTCTCACGGTCGAGCGTGTCCCGGAGCCGGGTATTGATCACGTCCCGGTTGTAGAGCACCTCGTCGAGCTCCATGTCCCCGATGATCCCGCGCAGGCTCGTCTGGGCGAGGGCCACGGTGGCCATGCGGTAGTTTGAGACCTCAAAGTAGGCCTTCTCCGGATCGACGACCCTGATATAGACGATCGCGTCCACGTTCGTGGGGGAGTTGTCTTTGGTGATCACTTCCTGGGAGGGGACGTCCATCACGGTCGTCCGGAGATCCAGCTTGATCACGTTGGTGACCAGGGGGACCACCCAGCGGAACCCCGGGTTCATCCGGCCGATATATCGTCCAAGGCGTATCTGCAGCCCCTGCTGGTACGGCTGGATTATTACCACCCCCCTCGCGAATATGATCACGATCGCGACGATCAGGAATATTGTGAC
This window harbors:
- a CDS encoding SPFH domain-containing protein is translated as MAFDLTTTLVTIFLIVAIVIIFARGVVIIQPYQQGLQIRLGRYIGRMNPGFRWVVPLVTNVIKLDLRTTVMDVPSQEVITKDNSPTNVDAIVYIRVVDPEKAYFEVSNYRMATVALAQTSLRGIIGDMELDEVLYNRDVINTRLRDTLDRETDQWGVKVERVEIKTVDPVGAVKQAMTEQTAAERARRAAILRADGEKRSAILRAEGTKRSMILEAEGDRQSRVLRAEGERISLILKAQGEAQGLRIISVGSQPLDKRAITVLSLDALKTMASGQATKIIFPFEISSLMKQAARFIGATEEMPEEPAVTTIPPEEVLGNIPTTEEVKEILREMDREIKTEVSVEELKDIGKKRKISEDEMASDMEDEGGSTPPPPDVKQK